TCGAAGCCACCACGCTCACCCATGTCATTCTGCCGTCCTGGGATACGGTGCTGCCCCTGCTCGTTCGGGAACCTGCCGAAGCCGACCGGGATACCCTCTATGACCGCCTCCAGCGCTGGGTGTTGCCGCCAGTCCTCCGGGCAATTCCATACCATCTCCCCGATATTCCCAGTTTCCTCGATCAAAAACTTGCTGTATTCAAAGCAGTGGACCCGCAGACTGAGGCACTCGGACTCAGTCGGCTTGCAGAATATTTTGTGGAAATGCGCCGCGACGAACCCGCTCGTCTGGTTGCTGAAGCACTGGCCTCCACCTTCCCCGATAACCGGGATGCCGTCATCGCACGCGCCCTGGTCTATAAGCACCTGGGGCAGCGCGTCGATTTCCTCAATGAACTGGCAACTCTGGTTGGAGACATCGCCAATGCAATGCCTGCCACCGCATGGGATCGAAGCGTTCAACGTGCGATTGTGCTGGCCCACGGCAGCCGCCTGATGCTGGCCAAGGCCGAACTTGAAGACTGCATCGCTACCGCCCAGACATCCGATCTGCTGCAACTCACCCCCCTTCAGGCTCATCACATGCATGCACTCATGCAGCACCACAACCTCCGCTTTCCCTCAGACGATCTAAACAACTTGCTGCGCTCCCTTGGTTCCGACTATCGCAAGTAGCAACTCCAGCTCCTGATATTTGCTCAAAAAAATGATCCCTACCCAATATTTCAGACACACATGACAACGCTACGATCCACTCTATCCTGCATGATTGCTGTGCTGGCCCTGCTCCCAGCCGTCACTGCTGCTCCTCAACCGCAGGACAATCCGGTGCTGTTCTGGAACAATGAACTCATCAATGCAACGCGCCTCTCCCGAAATCCTCCACCAATTGCAGCCCTGCATTTCGCCACCTATCATCTCGCAATCTTTGAAACCATCAACTCCTTCGATCCCAAGTATCAGCCATGGCTGGTTAGCGAGCGTGCCCCCGAAGGTGCCAGTCTCACAGCTGCCGTCGCCGCAGCAGCCTACCTCTGTCTCGACGAACTCTGGAAGCAGCGAGCCAATCCCTACAACTTTGAATCCGCATACCAGCGCGCGTTGGCAGCCGTGCCCAACGATTCTGCCCGAAATCTCGGACTGGACTGGGGACGCACTGTAGCTCGGGCAGTCCTCGACGAACGCGCAAAACACCCCGTACCACCCCCCGAACACAGCTATGCGGCTCAGGACCAAGGGGTCTGGCGGGAAACTCCCCCTGGTTTTCGCCCAGCCATTGCTCCTCGTCTGGGTGAGGTGAAACCTTATGCTCTGCGTTCATCATCCCAATTCCGGGCTCCTCCACCCCCACCCCTCGACTCTGAGGAATACGCAGAGGAATTGGAGATGGTGAAACGCATCGGACCCCGGGATGCCGCAGAACGCGATGAATACCAAACGCTCAGTGCTCCTTTCTGGGCCGATGACATTGGCTCCGCAACCCCTGCAGGTCACTGGAATCTCATCGCCCAGGACATCACGCGTCGTCAAAAGCTTTCCGTTCCCGAAACGGCCCGTCTCTTTGCCTTGCTCAACATCGCAGCTGCAGACGCGGGCATCACCTGTTGGGAAACCAAATACTACTACCGCACATGGCGGCCTGAGACCGCCATCCGGGAAAGCCTTCCCACAACCAATCCCCACCTGCAAACAAACCCGGATTTTATCCCAAGCATGGCGTCACCGGCGTTTCCGTCCTACACTTCCGGACACAGCACATACACCGCCGCAATGACCCGCATGATCGAGCGCTTCTTTGACAGCGACGCGATCGCATTCACCACAACATCCGATGGTCTTCCCGGTGCTGTTCGCAGCTACGAGCGCCTGTCGGATGCACGGAGAGAGGTGGGCATGAGTCGCATCTGGGGCGGCATCCATGTCATGTCCGACAATATCGAAGGACAAAAAGCTGGCATTGCGGTAGCCGACTGGATTTTTGAAAACGCCCTGCTTCCCATCGACCCCTGATTTAACCCTAATCATCCCATCATCATGAACAGTCCCACCAAACTCCTGATCTCCCTGATCTCGAGCCTCGCAACTTTTTGTACAGTTGCAGGTGAACCCTATTTCCATTCGGTTCCGCTCCGTTCTGCTGAAACCGAAGCTGCACCCATGACTCCGATGCAGCAGATCGAAGCGGAGCAATCCGGAATGACCGGAATCAATCGCTACGAAGATCCACGCATGTGGAGTGATCGATTCCGCGAATTCACGCTCGGCGCAGTCGAAACCGGAGTTGCCGCTGCAGATTTTGATCGCGACGGATGGATCGATGTCTTTGTCGTCTCGCGCAACGGCGCCTGTTCCCTCTACCGTCAGGTGGCGCCATTTCAGTTTGAGGATATTGCTGAGGAAGCCGGGGTGACGGCAGAGGGTCCCGAAAACAAGACGGGACCAACCGTTGTTGACATCAATCAGGACGGATGGATGGACCTCTACCTATGCCGCCTCGAAGCACCCAACCTGCTCTTTATCAACAACGGTGACGGCACGTTCACCGAAAGGGCCGCATCCTACGGACTCGACATCAGCGATGCATCGGTGCATGCGGTTTTTGCCGACTATGACCGGGATGGTTACCTCGATTGTTACATCGTCACCAACATTCTTGATTTTTCAAAAAACCCCCAGGGCAGTCGCGATTACCTGTTGCGCAACAACGGCGACGGCCAATTTGTAGACGTATCCAAGGAGGCTGGCATCTGGGGTGTTTCTCAGGGACACGCCGCGATTTGGTTTGACGCCAACCGCGATGGTTGGCCCGACCTCTATGTCGCCAACGACTTTGAAACTCCCGACCGCTTCTACCTCAACCAGGGAGATGGTACGTTTGTGGATGTCGTGGACATCCGCCTTCCCCATGTCACCTATTTTTCGATGAGCGCCGACTCCGGCGATCTGAACAATGACGGTTACATGGATTTCCTCGTCACCGACATGCGCGACCGCACACACGAAAGCTTCATGACGGGCATGGAAGAGATGGGGCGTGGTCTCTGGGAGATGGAGCGAACCGCCGAGCTGATCCCCCAATACCCATGGAATGCGCTCTATCTTCACTCGGGCAGCGATCACTACCTCGAAGCGGCCCATATCACAGGCATGGATGCAACGGGCTGGACCTTTGGGACACGACTCGCAGATTTTGACAATGACGGTTACCTCGATGTGTTTTTTGCCACAGGCATGATCCGCAACTTCATGGACGCGGATCTTGTGGATCGACAAAACCGCGCTCCTTCCCTAGCCGCCCGCGCTCAGGTCTGGCGCAATGCTCCACCGCGAGACGAAACCTCATTGCTGTATCGTTCGATGGGAGGTGCCGATGCCGGTCTCCATTTTGAGGAGGTTAGCGAGCAGTGGGGGCTTTCCGCATCGGAGGTCTCTTTCGGATGCGTTGCAGTGGATCTCGACAACAACGGTGCACTCGATCTGGTAGTGGCAAACTATGACGCCCCGCCGACTGTGATCCGAAACCTGCACACGAGTGGAAATCGAATCACGGTGAAACTCGAGGATCGTCCACCCAACCGGGACGGTATCGGTGCTGAGATTCGGGTTGTCACGAAGTCACGCACTCAACTGCGCCAACTCTTTACCGAACGGGGCATTGTCTCCAGTGAAGCTCCCATCGCCCACTTTGGTCTGGGCAAGGATGACATCATTGAGCACCTCTCCGTCACGTGGCCAAACGGGCAGGTCCAACACCTTCACGACTTGCCAGTCAATCATGCCTACACCATTCAAAAACCGCCTGCACCCACCGAAAAGCACAGCACACCTGAAGCCCAGCCCAAGTCACCCCTGCTGCGCGAGGCATCGCAAGAGCTCGGTCTGGTTCATGCGAATCAGCTCATGCCGGTTAACGAGCTGAGTCGCGAGCGACTGCTCCCGCGTCGGCTCAATGGCGCAGGCCCCGCGCTCGCAGTGGCGGATGTCAACCAGAATGGTCGCAGCGATCTGTTTGTTTCGGGCACTGCCCAGCAAGAGGGCACACTCTTTTTGCAGCAGGAAGACGGCTGCTTCGAACCCGCACCCTCCCAACCCTGGCGGAATCAGGCCGAGAGTGACGATGTCGTTGCCGTCTGGGTCGACCTCAATGCCGACGGTCTGCCCGATCTGCTCATGGGAGCTGGCGGTGTCGCCTATACCGAAGGAGATCCGCGTCTGAAGGACCGCCTCTACCTCAATCGCGGCAAGGGCGAGTTCGAACTTGCCGACCCCGCACACTACCCTGTCCCTGCAATCAGCACGGGAACGATTGCAACAGGGGATTTCGACGCAGACGGACAAGTGGACCTCTTTGTCGGTGCCAGGGTCACTCCGGGAAACTATCCTAACGCCCCATCCAGTTACCTGCTCCGCAATGACAACGGTGTTCTGCTGGACGTGACCGACACCCTGGCCCCGGAACTTCGGAACATCGGCATGGTCACCCGCTCCACTTTTGCGGATGTGGATCTCGACGGGCTGCCAGATCTGGTTCTCACGCGGGAATGGGGGCCGGTTTCCGTTTGGCGAAATACCGGAACCGGATTCGAGTGCATCACCGCAGCTTCAGGACTCTCCGTACGAACCGGATGGTGGAGCGCCCTGGCCATTCACGACGTTGATGGCGATGGCCGCCCCGACATCATTGCGGGAAACAATGGTCTCAA
This genomic stretch from Puniceicoccaceae bacterium harbors:
- a CDS encoding vanadium-dependent haloperoxidase, which codes for MIAVLALLPAVTAAPQPQDNPVLFWNNELINATRLSRNPPPIAALHFATYHLAIFETINSFDPKYQPWLVSERAPEGASLTAAVAAAAYLCLDELWKQRANPYNFESAYQRALAAVPNDSARNLGLDWGRTVARAVLDERAKHPVPPPEHSYAAQDQGVWRETPPGFRPAIAPRLGEVKPYALRSSSQFRAPPPPPLDSEEYAEELEMVKRIGPRDAAERDEYQTLSAPFWADDIGSATPAGHWNLIAQDITRRQKLSVPETARLFALLNIAAADAGITCWETKYYYRTWRPETAIRESLPTTNPHLQTNPDFIPSMASPAFPSYTSGHSTYTAAMTRMIERFFDSDAIAFTTTSDGLPGAVRSYERLSDARREVGMSRIWGGIHVMSDNIEGQKAGIAVADWIFENALLPIDP
- a CDS encoding VCBS repeat-containing protein, with the protein product MNSPTKLLISLISSLATFCTVAGEPYFHSVPLRSAETEAAPMTPMQQIEAEQSGMTGINRYEDPRMWSDRFREFTLGAVETGVAAADFDRDGWIDVFVVSRNGACSLYRQVAPFQFEDIAEEAGVTAEGPENKTGPTVVDINQDGWMDLYLCRLEAPNLLFINNGDGTFTERAASYGLDISDASVHAVFADYDRDGYLDCYIVTNILDFSKNPQGSRDYLLRNNGDGQFVDVSKEAGIWGVSQGHAAIWFDANRDGWPDLYVANDFETPDRFYLNQGDGTFVDVVDIRLPHVTYFSMSADSGDLNNDGYMDFLVTDMRDRTHESFMTGMEEMGRGLWEMERTAELIPQYPWNALYLHSGSDHYLEAAHITGMDATGWTFGTRLADFDNDGYLDVFFATGMIRNFMDADLVDRQNRAPSLAARAQVWRNAPPRDETSLLYRSMGGADAGLHFEEVSEQWGLSASEVSFGCVAVDLDNNGALDLVVANYDAPPTVIRNLHTSGNRITVKLEDRPPNRDGIGAEIRVVTKSRTQLRQLFTERGIVSSEAPIAHFGLGKDDIIEHLSVTWPNGQVQHLHDLPVNHAYTIQKPPAPTEKHSTPEAQPKSPLLREASQELGLVHANQLMPVNELSRERLLPRRLNGAGPALAVADVNQNGRSDLFVSGTAQQEGTLFLQQEDGCFEPAPSQPWRNQAESDDVVAVWVDLNADGLPDLLMGAGGVAYTEGDPRLKDRLYLNRGKGEFELADPAHYPVPAISTGTIATGDFDADGQVDLFVGARVTPGNYPNAPSSYLLRNDNGVLLDVTDTLAPELRNIGMVTRSTFADVDLDGLPDLVLTREWGPVSVWRNTGTGFECITAASGLSVRTGWWSALAIHDVDGDGRPDIIAGNNGLNTKYSASKDAPTVLLAGVFDSSGTHQLVEAKTIDGRLLPVRGRSKLSYSFPWMPSRFRTFLDYANASIEEIFDPEALASVRRLEATELASGIFFNRLDASGRMYFEFKPLPRMAQLAPIFDWLVEDLTGDGIADLIGVGNHFGPEPSTGRFDGSVGIVLKGQPNGEFEPLLPGHSGWVVPGESRSVASIPLANGSRAIAVARTRGPLQVFVSE